A window of Candidatus Nomurabacteria bacterium genomic DNA:
ACATTTCCCATAGATATGATGACAGACAAGCCTGTTTATTTCACCGTCAGTACGGTAAAACTACTGACCATAGCTGATTAATGGGATCATGATACCTGCTCTAGGATCCTCTCGATCATATCTATAGTATTTAGATTGTCGACTGCATCGGTGATATTGATATCGATCTTCTGTTGTACTAGATCCATAAATGTTTCGACCTCTGGTATAAAACCTCGTAGATAAAGATCTTGGTTACCACCCGATCCGGTAGTTGATACTGATCCATAGATGGTGTCTATCTCATCTAAGACCTGCCATCTAGGTTTGTCAGATCGAGGAGGATTGATATGATGGATCACTTTGTTCTCATTGTTATTGAATTTCAGATATCCGTTAGTACCTGTCAAAATTATCTGTTCATTCAGTTTCGACCATGAATCTGTTGCTTTGAGATCAATATTGATGCATATGCCATTTACATCGGTCGCAGATATCGTGATCGCAAAATGTCCATCAACAATATTTGCAAAGGCTTTTATGTCTTTGATCTGATCTGTGAAACTACGTATCAAATTTATGTAGTGGATCGGCGCAAAATAGAGATAATCACGAATATTAGTGGTGAAATTTCTACATGAAAAAGTGGCATCAATAGATATGAGTTTTCCGATCTGACCATTCTTATACAACTCAGAAATTTTTTGATAACTTGGCGCATATCGTTTCATGTATCCGACAAACACGAGTTTACTGGAGTTAAGCTCTTCTTGTACGATACTGTTTGCATCTGATAGGGAAGTTCCAGGTGATTTCTCTACAAAAACATTTACACCTGCTCTTAGGCAATCGATAGTGATCTCAGCTTGTTTCGCAGGGTCTAAAGAAATGAAAACAGCATCGAGCTGTTCGCTTTCAAGCATTTTTTTGTGATCTTGGTATGCGATCTGAGCCTCCTGCTCTTTAACGCCTAGATTTGAAGAATTGAAACTAGTGGTGCATACGGCATGAATTTGGTATCCCAAGAACTTTATGGAAGGATATAGATTGGCTCTTGCATGTCGTCCATAACCAATAAATCCGATTTTCATATTGTTACTCTGTTCAAGCTTAATATGATTATTATATCAAAGCAGATCAGATCCCGTATTTACCAAGATTAACAGCGAAGATACAACTAAAATTGGTTTGTTAGCATCTTAGATACTAAACTTCTTATATGAGAGACCTTCAAGATATAAACCTGTTTAGCGTTTTGCAAATGATCTCGTGGCAATGAGTGTTGTAATAGGTATCGCCAGAAGCAATCCTATACTGCCGACTAAGGTTCTTACTATCTCAACAGCAACGATCTCAAGATTTACAACCTCGCTAAATGTTGTGTTTGAGAGCGAGAAGATCAGCAGTATCGGGATCGAGGCACCACTATACGTCAGTATCAAGGTATTTGTGATCGATGATATATGGTCTCTCCCTACGGTCATAGCTCTTCTGAACAACTCTGATGGTGAGATCTCCCTATTTGTATCTTTCAGTTGTTCAACTATCGAAACTTGAGATATGGTAACGTCATCAAGTATGCCGATCAATGAGATGATTATACCTCCGATGATCAGGTTTGCGATATTAATGTTCTGCTCACTTTGTGTTTGGAGGAAGAATGACTCTTCGAGTCCTTGCCCGGTCAGATAACTACTTTTCACGGACAATGAGCCGATTATTCCGGTGATAAGTAAAGAAATGACAGTTCCGATAACAGCAAGTGTAGATTTTCTCGAGAATCCGTGTGAAATATAGAAGGTTGTTGGTATCAGGAATATCCCAACAAGTATAGAAATTAGGATCGGGTCATAACCCTTTAGGATCCCCGGTATTATCAACCCAAATACAGCAAATATCGATATTATCAATCCTAGAAATGACTGTAGGCCACTTGTTTTACTTATCAGGAGAGTCAAAACAACAAATCCTAGTAACAATATCAGTAACGGTCTGGACCGATCGAAATCATGTATAGAGTACATCAGATCTGACCCTGTGTCTGAGCTGCTCGATCCTTGTACAAGAACCTTATCACCAACTTTATATCTGACCTGATTATATTGATACTCATCGCCCACTGTGATATCGATCAACTTTTCACCAGTTTCAGTCTTGATCAGTACCTTAAGCTCTTGATAGATATTATCGAGATCAAGTGCCTCATCATAGTATTCTGCTTCTTCAATAACTGCGTTGACTGTTCCTTTATAGTATTCGGAACCTTTATCCTGAGCTAGTGCGGGATCCAAGAGTGGGGAGATGATTAGGAATATTAATACTGTAAGGAAGGTTCTGATCATTTGCTCTTTAATGTTAATTAAATATTTAATAATCCGATGATCACATATACACAAATGTATACAAAAATACATTACTCGTATGTTTATCAGTATAGACTTGCTTTCGACGGTTATTTCAAAAAGTTATTCCAATAAAAATATTCACGCTATCCTTATACTATCAAATGATAACCGTTGTTCCCTTTACGCTATCCTTATACTATCGAATGGTAACCGTTGTTCCCTTCAACCTCTCCAGGCACTCGCTGTATAAGCTGCATCGGCAGAAACTATTCTCAACAGTTCATCATTATTCTTATCTAAGAATTCTCTTAATTCCCATATACTGCCTACTCCAAGATCCGCTAATGTTCTAGCAGCATAATGTTTGAACTGATCAATATCAAATGTCATCGAGTTAGCCTTCTCCCTATAATAAATGTATCCTGATTTCCCTTCGACATTTTTTGTGCGACCACTTGGGAACAGTCGGCTATTTGCATTATCCTTATGATATGACTCGATTATCATTGTTGGTGCACTTGCGCTCCCATGGTACGGTTGGCAGAATTCTCCATTTCTATGTTCAAAATATAGATCTCCCTGTTCGATCACACAACTTGCTAACTGCGCATTTCGAAGTATCCCATCAACACCCATCACAAGTAGCGCACCCACACTAGTACCTATCCCTCCTTCAACCATGATCGTGGTATTGTTAAAATCTCTATTTATCAGCAAATTGTATAACTCCTCTAGTGTAGTTAGCGCCATACCATTTGTTGCAGATGTACACTGACGCCCACCTCCATGTCCAGCGATAAGTCCGTCAACCTGGATATCATTTGCGATCAATTCGTAACACTGCTTCATGTCGGCGATCTGACCAACAAATATCTCTATCTGATCCCCAAAATACTGACGCAAAGCTAGGGCTGTTTCTTTCACTCTCGGATCTGAATTGATCGTATATATCCTAAATAGTTTGGTGCCAGTTTCTTTGAAGAGTCTCTTTGCCTTTCTAAGATCCTCTTTAGGATCGCAACCCAATGCGGCACCGATATTTCCTAGAGCTCGTTTCTCCGCAAGTTCAGGTAATCCAAGTTCTTTTATCGTTCTTATTGATTCTGATATCAGTCGTATCTGATTGTTGAAGTCTATTGCGTTGATATTATTGCGGTGTACAAAGACAGGCATGTGACCTAATGCGGCTGTCACTATCACATCTCTCCAACCTGAGACCCAAGGTAAACAACCTATGGCATATATGCTTCTGGCGTGCTTGCCGATAATTGTGTACAAACCCGAATCTGATGACCTACTGCGACTGGCATAATTAGGCGAGGACAGCTTTTTATAACCGATCTCTTTTAATGATAATGTTTGTGTGACAGTAGAGTAGCCTTCTATCCCTAGAGCATGTTCGA
This region includes:
- a CDS encoding Gfo/Idh/MocA family oxidoreductase, with the protein product MKIGFIGYGRHARANLYPSIKFLGYQIHAVCTTSFNSSNLGVKEQEAQIAYQDHKKMLESEQLDAVFISLDPAKQAEITIDCLRAGVNVFVEKSPGTSLSDANSIVQEELNSSKLVFVGYMKRYAPSYQKISELYKNGQIGKLISIDATFSCRNFTTNIRDYLYFAPIHYINLIRSFTDQIKDIKAFANIVDGHFAITISATDVNGICINIDLKATDSWSKLNEQIILTGTNGYLKFNNNENKVIHHINPPRSDKPRWQVLDEIDTIYGSVSTTGSGGNQDLYLRGFIPEVETFMDLVQQKIDINITDAVDNLNTIDMIERILEQVS
- a CDS encoding YibE/F family protein, which translates into the protein MIRTFLTVLIFLIISPLLDPALAQDKGSEYYKGTVNAVIEEAEYYDEALDLDNIYQELKVLIKTETGEKLIDITVGDEYQYNQVRYKVGDKVLVQGSSSSDTGSDLMYSIHDFDRSRPLLILLLGFVVLTLLISKTSGLQSFLGLIISIFAVFGLIIPGILKGYDPILISILVGIFLIPTTFYISHGFSRKSTLAVIGTVISLLITGIIGSLSVKSSYLTGQGLEESFFLQTQSEQNINIANLIIGGIIISLIGILDDVTISQVSIVEQLKDTNREISPSELFRRAMTVGRDHISSITNTLILTYSGASIPILLIFSLSNTTFSEVVNLEIVAVEIVRTLVGSIGLLLAIPITTLIATRSFAKR